The Cicer arietinum cultivar CDC Frontier isolate Library 1 chromosome 1, Cicar.CDCFrontier_v2.0, whole genome shotgun sequence genome contains the following window.
TCTCAATCAAGCTCAATCTATCAACGGAGTTAATCTTCATGTTAACTCTCAATTGTGTGTCCCTAAGCGAGAACTTGATCAAAACCTCTGCAGAGTTGGTATAAAGTTAATGTGGATGATTGGTTTTCTTAGAACTTCTAATGTAAGTTCAACCTATGGTGGTATCATTCGTATTTCTAAAGGTAGATTCATCAAAAGATTTAATAATATAGTTGGTTCTTGTTCGTTGTTTGGGTTGATCTATGCAGGCTAAGACTTGTATCAAGATAACTAAGCTCCAAAGCCTCACTTCAATTGTATTTGAATTGGACTCTCGCGTGTTAATTCAAAATCCTCTTTAAATTTGCATTTTCTACCTCTTcttcaaaatatcattttcttctttagCTTTTGGATTGGAgaactttatttattcatgttTTTTAATAGGCTagtagatgtattaattatctAGTCAATTTGGATATTTCAATTTAGTCGTTCgattaaatatttatagaaGTCTTTTTCTTCTTTACATATTATTTTGATCGATGATATAAAATgcacttttttgttgttgttgaaaatgTAAGATGAATTTATAGATCTCATTTAGTTTcatagaataatttaatttttataaaataaataaataaataagggtTCAAtatcaaacaagaagaagatTAAATGAAACTAAGAGTAGgaatttagaattaaaattttggttaggactttaaaataaaaatagttgggggactttaaaataaattaaaattacaaaataacacTAATGTAGTTTCAGAACCCACACACCAAAACACTAACACCATTCCTATTCCTTTCTCCTTCTCTTAAAACTCATTCTCAGTCGCCGTCACTCCATTCCCAACGCCGTTACAATGCAAACCATTAACCGTTTCATCTCCGTCACAAGGCGACTCACCACCGAACTCCGCTACGAAAACCGCCTCCATTTCACACCTTCCAGAACACTGTCAACCACAAATTCCGGCGAACAAGTTGGATCCTTCGAAGACACGAATTGGGAAACGCCCTCCACATGGTCAACAGGTCTAACAAAGGACCACTTCAACGGCGAAGCCAATCCACAAACGACTCTTTCAGATCTCCAAGAGATGGAGGAAAAGCTACAGGAATTGGAAGAGGAGAATCGGAATAGCAAATCTTATGTGGATAGTTGGAAAAAGAGATTGGCGGATACTTGTGTGTTGTTGAAACAGGTTCGTGAGCCTGGTGCTAGAGGTTCCTATTTGAAGGACAGTGAGAAAGCTGAGATGTATCGATTGCATAAGAAAAATCCTGAGGTTTATACTGTTGAGAAGCTTGCTAAGGATTATAGGATCATGAGACAGAGGGTTCATGCTATTCTTTGGCTTAAGGAACTTGAAGAAGAGGAAGAGAAGAAGCTAGGTCACCGTCTTGATGATTCCGTTGAGCTCTTGCTTGACACATTTCCTGAGTCAGTGCTTTTTTAAtactatttactttttattaattataatttgttttttgttaGGTGGAAATTGGTTGTTCATAGGTTTAATTgaatttagggtttatggtttatttaCTGTTGAGTGAATATGATTGTTCATATGttaagtttaattaaaaaaaattggggtATTAATAAGAGTGGCACTAATGACCATTTTACAACTAACTATCTTAGCTGAGATTTGAACTTTGTGCCTTGAGGTTCAAAGTCAAGCTCTTAAATTtattagggtttaaggtttatttattttgttaagtgACTAGTGATTGTTCATATGTTGAGTTAAATTAgggtttatttattttgttaagtgAAACGTGATTGTTCATTTGTTGAGTTAAATTAGggcttatttattttgttaagtgTCAAATGATTGTTCATATGTTGATTTGAATAGGATTTATGTATTGTTATATGAAAAATGATTGTTCATCTGTTTTGTTGAATTTAGGGTTTATTAATTGTTAAGTGAAATATGATTGTTCATATGTTGAGTTGAATTTATGGTTTATTTActtattgttttttttcttgGTGTTGTTGCAGATTTTTTATTTCCCATGATAGGGAGTTCCATGTTGCTTCTCTTCCTTACAAACCCGACTTCAAGGTGATGCCTGAGGGGTGGGATGGCATTACCAAAGATTTGGACGAAGTTCATTATGAGATCTCCAAAAAGGAAGATGATATGCTTTATCGAGATTTTGTTGAGAAGATGAACTTCAACAAGAAGAAAGTGAGTTCTCTTTGGCTGTTATTCTATATTTTGCCAACAAAGCATAGCTTGTTGTATAGAAATTGGTAGATACATGTCTTGTGTGCTTTATTTTGGCTTTACTATGTTGTTGTGGAGCAGTCGAAGTATTTGATATCTTTGCTGTAGAAATTTAATAGGTATGGGGATAGTTTGGCATGACATATTGGTGGGATTTATGTTGTCTGTAGAGTATAGAGTACACATGGCATCCAAATTTGATGGAGGACAAAGAGCGTATATAAGTCTTTACTGAGAAATAGAAAAGGTTTTAGATAAGAAAGATTCAAACATGGCAAATGAGCTGGTTAACAAACCAGAAAAGAAAAAGGTTCTTGATAATTCAGGTTTTGGATTCGATGTTCATGACAAAGAACCTGCCTTAGCCTTAAAAAGGCTTAGGCATTTGATTACTTTCACTGAAGATTTTTGTGGAAAAAAATGGATTTTTGTGGATAGAAAAACCAGAagattttctgttttcaaaagatttaaatttCCTGNNNNNNNNNNNNNNNNNNNNNNNNNNNNNNNNNNNNNNNNNNNNNNNNNNNNNNNNNNNNNNNNNNNNNNNNNNNNNNNNNNNNNNNNNNNNNNNNNNNNNNNNNNNNNNNNNNNNNNNNNNNNNNNNNNNNNNNNNNNNNNNNNNNNNNNNNNNNNNNNNNNNNNNNNNNNNNNNNNNNNNNNNNNNNNNNNNNNNNNNNNNNNNNNNNNNNNGAGAAGGAAACCAGTTCATATATAAGATACTCACAAACTAATCAAGTCGGAGTTTACATCACCctaatcaaatttaattgaaaaCTACGTATAATGTACATACTATATTAGAATGAAGTTGTAAACACAAGAATAGAACTATTATGTGAATATGGTTTGTTGTATGCTGTCAGAAAAGAAAAGTCCCAATAGTAGTAGTAAGTTAGAAGAAAACAATTCCCAATATGCACTTAATATAAACCAAGCCGTTTAGAAATCTTTGGGACTTTAGACAAGACACTAGAACTCttaaattcataaattcataaattcataaattcataaattcaaCCTGAAATATTAGCCAGAACCAGAAGTTACTCAAACGCTTTGAAATATTTGGAAAGTCAAAGATAAACCCGCTGCTGAATTATTTCTATTGCTCCTGCATAGTATGATGTTATTCCCAACTGATGCTGGCTGCTGCTCAATTAGCACATGTATACAATGTATTTTGAAGCTTTGTGTTGCTCATTTGATCAAAATATCTTATGAATATCTGGATGTCTAGATATTATTGGACAAAGCTTGGGCATCAAACTCTTTTGGTTGTACGGATATTAAGACAAATAGTTTAGTTGTATAACTATTGGGATACATAATGTTCCCAATTGTCGTTTCTTTTgagtaaattatatatattgaaaGGGGAAGTCTTGGAGATATAGACGGTTGATTTATTGAATAATGGCATGTTTTGGTGATGCTTTTAGCATCTTGCAAAACTGTATTGAATGACCTTTAGGAACATCCAAATTGTTTGATGGACCATTAATAATGTTGATGTAGTTATCTTtccaattttatttctttttggtcTACTATCATTGATTGTTTTTACAGTTTTTCTTCCGGAGAATTTAGCTTTTATTCTTTGTTCTTTTTTACAATGTCTAAGAAAATACTGGATTAGTGGAGATGAAACACTTTGACGCCTATCTACAGTAAAAATGAGGCATacaaaattttgtaaattgtaGAAAGGAAGTACTATATACCTAACTACAACGACAAGTTTCATGAGACTGAGTATATTAAGACAAGGTAACCATATGAATGGTTTCATGTAAGGTAGCTCAACAATGGGGGATATATACATGTTGAATGGTTTGATGAAAGATGACTTTGCACACAAACTTTGTTGATTTCAGAACAGCAGAAATCCTGTCGAAGGCTCTAGAGatgaaataattttgtattgcACAAATTTTGAACTATATAGGGGATAGATATATGATGGCCATTAGTAGTGTATGATGAAGTCATGTAGATGATATATTCCCATTTGATGAATTGAAAGAATgagtaaattgtaaaatataaacTTGAGTTGTGAAGCTAAGCTTAGGAATTTGGAGTTCTCTGTTGAGTTTAAGTAGAAGTAAGGAGCACATCGTATGCAAGTTTAGCAAAGGTGCAAGTTAATAATGTTTTGAATGTGAAAAATTCAAGATCACATCACACCTTGGTTTAAGATCCATCAACATAATCGGAGGACTGATCATCGATGTGAAAGTTACATGGATTGAAGCTGGTtgataaaatgaacaaaatgcTTCCAGTGGAACTGCTTGCAAAGTGCCCCCAAAacagaaaattttatttaacaattacCAACAATGTTCTATGGTAATGAATGTTGGACTGAGAATTTCAAACAAGCAAAAACAACTATATATGATATTAGAGAGCTAAGTTGCATGAGTGGACATCTAAGGAAAGATATATTAGGATAAAGAGTATTTGGCGGGAAGTTGGAGTAGCACCTACTGAGGGTTGTCTGATTTGGCAACCGGGAGAAGCTTTGGTGAGAAATGCAAATCAAATTGAAGATAGTCCAATTAAAAATGGTTGATTAAGACTTAGTAAAATATTAGGAGAAACCATTAATAATGGACGTTGCTAAGAATGGTTTTCCTGAAAATTCAGTGTTGTATAGAGTCTAGTATCAGTGGTTGATCCACATAATAACTGACCTCCTTAGTCCTTAGTAAAATCAAACTTGGTTGCCATATGGTTTCTTTTCTATTGTTTGATCAAAATTCTTGTCTATGTAAAAGAAAAGTTCAAAAATAGTTCTGGCCTTTACACAAGTATTTATTGTTTGCTGATCAATATACAATTTAAAAAGTACATGAGTGTACTGCTCCCCTAACACCCACAGTCTGTCTATTTTTTTGTCCCATGTGCTGCTGATCTGTATTTTATTGGTTGAACTCACTGAATAATGTGGTTGTGGTTATACACAGGTGGCTGGAGAGGTGAAATGCCACAGGTATAGTCGGCGACGCCCTTCAGATGGATGGACTTTTACTGTAGAGAAAATGGGACCACGGGGGAAGCGTGGAGATGGTGGGGGCTGGAAATTTGCTAGCATGCCTGATGGATCAACCCGACCGCTGAATGAGATGGAGAAAATGTATGTGAAAAGAGAGACTCCACGCCGACGACGCAGGATCCTTCCTTGATTACATTTTTTTTGGCTTTGACTAGCTGTTAACATTAGAATTTTTAGTCCAATGCATCAATTGGTTTCAGATATgcaaatgtattattattttccttttttggGGGGATGAGTTATCAAGGGTGATCTTTTAATTAATCCTCATTATATTGCTCAAGTTATGCACAATGATGTCAATAATTAAGATCTTCTTTGTTGTTAAGATAAAGGTAAAGACCACTAATTTTAATGCATGAAATTTTGTGCTTAAAGTTATGCTTGCGTTCTGTTTATTGAGAAAGAGTGAACTGTATTTAGCCACTTAGTTATCAATGGTGGTATAGGCAAGAAGATATTATACTCTGTAATCTGGCCATAGAAAAAGGTTTGGGTGTTCGGTACCTAAGACTGAACATATCGCCAACTTGACATCCTTTTTTTGAAAGTGGTATTTTGTACCCCTCAAATATACCTCTCATTTAAAGATTTTACATTTGAAATGTCCAAAATACTCTtaataaaactgtaaaaatCAAAAAGTTCTCTTGCATTCTCACAAGTTCTGTTTTCTAGAAAAGTGAgtgttgttgaatttttttttttaccggaaattttaaaatgaatgaaattttcggtagttataaatcaatacaggaaatttcattttttgaaattttcgggaGTACCAcccggaaatttgaaatatccGGTATTGATTTTCACTACCGAAAATTCCGGTATTGATTTATAACTATCGGAAAGTTCACCGAAAATTTCATTCCTTTAAAATTTCCCGATGATGCGATTATGtattaaacttataaaaaaaatttcttctcattttttacaattacaaaattgtttatttaataaaacaaaaataattataatattttaaaaaattattattaataaattaaagaataaattaaattacataataaagtaaattatattattaaaattttatattttttaaatatttttattattattatttaattacattaataatattttttattattattatttattagattggaataaaaataggagggagttgttaagaaaataagttgttattttataaaatattcgcaGAAAAAATAGGAAAGAGTTGTTGagaaaatatgttgttattttattggcaaaatattagggacacattatttattttagcacatgtatttttttaattcattttattttattaatattattgtaattttttttaaaaaattaaaataattaaaatatcaaaattctattattaaaataaaataaaatatgttcaaCGGAGAAAAAAATGCGGTTAAATAGATCTGCCAAAACAAACGACTTGCTATATTATACtaactttctcttttttttttcttggtctaataaataaaaataataagaataataaaaaaaaaagttgaatttgatatatttttttttcaatttgtggtatttttttctttaatttaatgtattttgtttgttcaatttaatttattttattttattaatataatttactttgttattgttgttattgttgttattattattattattgttattattataaataaaaaaatctgttGTGTTTTTTCATcactatttcaaaataaaaaaataaaaattaaattaaattaattgcatactggattttttttattttcggTTAAATAAGTGCCggatattttcaaaaattaaaattccgGTAAGATAAATATAACTACcggatatttcaaaaatttgaaattttcggtaagGAAAAtgtaactaccgaaaatttggcacaaatttccggtattataaatattttatccgaAATTTGTTGGCGAAATTTCCGGTAACATAATTGTACtatcgaaaatttgaaatatgaaatttccggtagtgaATATTTGTGTACcgaattttaatgaaaaaattttaAGTACTGAAATTTTGGTTGAAGGGtgaaattttaaagtaattttttttttaccatttagtGAATGAAAGTTTTAAggacaattttgaatttttaacaatttgagGGGGTATAAGATTAATTGTGGGGTACAAAAGCCAACTTTCCCTTTTTTTTCAAGTGTGCTGGTGCGTTTTTGGATGTGATTAATTTTtgtagaatattttttataatcttaataatattttggtatGAGTTATTTTGAACACAAGAAATACAAATCATTCAATTGAATTTAGAAAGCTTGCTAGGTGGGTTTGAGACCTAAAATGAAAAGGAGCGTCCATGTTTGACAACTAAATAGCATATGTGAATACTCTCAGCTTTTCATCTTTGTCTTGTGACCTTCAAAAGATTAGAAGGATAATTTCATATATAAGTTTCAATGTAAGGTATAATGGAGTAGTTTTTCATCCTTGTCTTGCAACTTGCAGAAGATTATTAGcgtattttcatatatatatatatatataagcttCAATGTAGTGTATAAtggaaaattttgtttaaaaaggAGATATATTGGGAAAATAATCTGATTGTCTCTCttggttttcaattttcattttcaaatatcaacaactaaaattattttcgtTTTACATTCATTACATATACTAGACTTTTGAAGAGATAGCTAGACCTCTGTCAAGGTGCGACGGAGGATGACGATGAGAGCTCCTTGAGAGTGGTTGAGGTCGTTGAAGGATTGCTGCCAAAGTTTATCGATGCACACACATTGAAAGTTGTCTTTTGGACCCCCAATTAACCATATACCCCCCTCCCccaatttacaattttttggttgaaatatccaaaatacccttaataaaacagtaaaaacaaaaaaaaattactcataCTCCCACATTTAAAATTTCTGGAAAAGTGAGTattgataaaaaagaaaatttatcgaaaatttaaggaggaatgaaatttttaatagttataaatcaatatcggaaatttgaaatttctgatATGTTCAccgaaaatttcatttcttattgaaatttctggtatattttaattttttttatatatttttgtttacatttattttttattcaatttttttagcgAGGACCAAATGAGCAAGAAACAGACGTTGAACATTCTCGAGTTCGACCTCCTACATAATCAAATATGAGAGCTATAGTTGAAAAAAGAACGAAGAAATGCAGGCACATGAGTTTGAGCAAAATCTTGTGTTTGATGAAGAGCAGGATCAACAACACCAAGATCATGcgtttgatgatgaacatgatcAGCAACACCAGTTTGAACACGAGCATCATCAGTAGCATGAAGAACCTATATTTCCTGGAGGTCCTTACAATCTTTCTTTCCTTAAGAATTATGAGCACCATATTGCAATTAATGTGTGGAATGGACAGGTtggtaaataatttattttattacatattataatatagaaaaatatgtgtatttaatatattacaaaGCTGATTTTAGGATAAATGTAAGTTATTTTAGGTTACTACAACGCtgattttaatgaaataattgtgTATTTATATTATAGGTTACcatgtgttatttttaattaaacaggatAGACGTGCCTtaaaagttgtttcaaatggcaaaaagcaagacaaattCATTGATATCAGATATGTATTACCTGCTCAGATAGATCATTGGATTATTATATCTGGATTACGTCATCTGCGAATATGTAGTTTGCACATGATTTACGGTAATCTGATATCTGCTTTTGTTGAGAGATGACACGCAGAGGCTAGCTCATTTCACCtgccatttggtgaaatgactattactcttgacgaTGTTAGAGGTCTTTTGAGCATCTCATGTTCTGGGGAGTTTTTCACACCTCCCACTAATGTCAATGAAGATTTTGCAGTTGTTGCTGTTGTTGAGTTATTGGGAGTTGCTTATGATGAAGTTGTAACTGGAACTAGGACCAATAGAGGTGCCTCATATAGTTTTGAGTGGTTGAAAGCTGTATTTTTTAAGCAACTTCATGAAGGACGATATGACTGTGCAGCGAGGGCATGCCTACTTCATTTGGTAGGGTGTACCATTCTAGCTGATAAAAGTTTTTCCTTTGTATCTGCAAAATATTTGCTTTTGTTTCAAGACCTTGATACTTGTTGTAAATGGGCATGGGGACCAGCTGCACTTGTTGTTTTATATGACTATCTTAGAGATAGTACACTGCCTGCAACGAAGCAGATTGGATGATATTTATCTCTATTTCAGGtactattatatttgttatacttattatattgttattacGATAAgattcttatttaattatttgtatttttttttaattatttactgaCATGGATTTATCAGCATTTCCCTGACATTTGTAAACGGGATATGGATGAGCCTATATCTTCAATGCCACAGATGTTTCGGTGGACTGCAAAACAAACATCAGGGAACGTTGCATTTATATagcaaagttggatgctttaaGAGATACTGATATTATCTTGATGAGAACTCTATGACACAATTTCAGTCTGTGTCGGTGTTTAC
Protein-coding sequences here:
- the LOC101512444 gene encoding protein GAMETE CELL DEFECTIVE 1, mitochondrial translates to MQTINRFISVTRRLTTELRYENRLHFTPSRTLSTTNSGEQVGSFEDTNWETPSTWSTGLTKDHFNGEANPQTTLSDLQEMEEKLQELEEENRNSKSYVDSWKKRLADTCVLLKQVREPGARGSYLKDSEKAEMYRLHKKNPEVYTVEKLAKDYRIMRQRVHAILWLKELEEEEEKKLGHRLDDSVELLLDTFPEFFISHDREFHVASLPYKPDFKVMPEGWDGITKDLDEVHYEISKKEDDMLYRDFVEKMNFNKKKVAGEVKCHRYSRRRPSDGWTFTVEKMGPRGKRGDGGGWKFASMPDGSTRPLNEMEKMYVKRETPRRRRRILP